In the Euphorbia lathyris chromosome 5, ddEupLath1.1, whole genome shotgun sequence genome, one interval contains:
- the LOC136229292 gene encoding protein ESSENTIAL FOR POTEXVIRUS ACCUMULATION 1-like, protein MAETKLDLPDSDHSWTPKVEAPGSDDKGLVGLHDETKDQLASDSSIPLSPQWLYSKPSDTKMDMRAVTSVSLGNTNDPSQKEGWRLDGTDEKKDWRRIANENENSSRWREEERETGLLGPRRDRRKTDRRADSVSVRETMENRVLPSSDRWHDGNNRNSGHEARRDSKWSSRWGPEDKEKESRSEKRTDLEREKDDAHNDNPSSILNNRPTSERESESRDKWRPRHRMEVHSTGSASYRAAPGFGLERGGRGDSSNLGFAVGRGRSNAVGRASSIGTTAVPQLYRGGSVIGKPHLTMNAFCYPRGKLLDIYRRQKLDSFFAAMPDEMEELPSITQVGFVEPLAFVAPGDEEEAMLTDIWKGKITNSGVMFNSFRKGKSSESGSGGGEYEVNEGKLGILPSVPSEEPAANLNAIDDGSYPVDGDHSSWNHDGQVNMVKEKAVVGEEGNKAAVDRVNAPVLERDSAWNTKESTYSVDGSQLGTAGDRLVVNSFPSGHFHSDGILSNPDVTSKLPDDSNSLFVLPSSDQDLGRTKSHLARNSEAKDLEKEISLEDLYFYYIDPHGETQGPFLGADIMLWFEEGYFGTDLPICLADAPQGTPFQSLGEVMPRLRLRSGYPNTELEQSGALGGEPCLPSGSAGLENTDSSSVNELCQPLSDFSYHSSQHAQPRMSERENPLQLPLSEDQNFHDFVAQDEEIVFPGRPGSGGYSGIQSSGNAHDSLTNANSIHSLPNEFTEPGLPYQSENKLHPFGLFWSELEGSQTRQIDHSDIPSSVMRSSPFGAMTDPAPVAEKWSDAYRQDMLSVPNSFQDATAARHLSLVEQESNRFDLAEQLMSRQFQQQQLQQRNLLSSHPHLNQSLLDHLPGLNHIQHQQLSNHPDVEHLLALQLQQQQLQQQRQLHLQQQHQLQQQQQFQQQQKLLQERQQSQARQVLLEQLLHGQISDPGLPQSHVDPIRGNNIIDQVLLEQQLLHELQQRSHNSQRHFVPSMEQLAQAKFGQTSQHDQQRDMFELLSRAQHGQMQSLEHQILQEQLQARQLSMGLRQRNMEAERHVDSLWPVNENDHLVRTLAGNARASGINPLEFYQRQQRAPIEEQLSHLDRNLSFQDRLRQGLFEQASSPYERSLSMPGGASGMNMDIVNAMAHAHGLDMQELNSRMQSSGQLGAMSSGSHPHNSHHPVVPNKFHVSHLDASDGRWPESSGSLANDWMESQVQQLHINAEQPRRESHSQMIPEDPSLWMSDGMNDDKSRRLLMDLLHKKSGHQSADPLHNNDGQFFEKRSPSANYSVSSSSVHPFGAIPDREASLSNSFAVGSYGSSSCESAEIPFAGEQAINMGNAENLLYRSESGLLRDGHSSLMSSNETAQAVLSDSNFFDKPSINREYLEVEGRRYASKSQAMTRPVTDIHNGISEQARLVSADRGEAFGNSLSRHSSLGVSGFYDEKSGSQNSFVEDINTIQVPLPTKGQENMLLRRPPVSRSSSSQEGISELISDAAIRGKSSSGVEGGNLPNQASDAASGKKETRFQRSSSCSDADASEPSFIDMLKSNVKKTATTSFQEAAGSESSETQGGRIGKKKGKKGRQIDPALLGFKVTSNRIMMGEIQRVDD, encoded by the exons ATGGCTGAAACCAAGCTCGATCTGCCCGACTCCGATCACTCCTGGACCCCTAAAG TTGAAGCTCCAGGAAGTGATGATAAAGGCCTTGTGGGGTTACATGACGAGACAAaag ATCAATTGGCATCAGACAGCAGCATACCTCTGTCTCCTCAGTGGCTTTACAGCAAACCAAGTGATACCAAGATG GATATGCGTGCTGTAACTTCAGTGTCTCTTGGCAATACCAATGATCCAAGCCAGAAGGAAGGTTGGCGTTTGGATGGAACTGACGAAAAAAAAGATTGGAGAAGGATTgctaatgaaaatgaaaatagcAGCCGCTGGCGTGAAGAGGAAAGGGAAACTGGCTTACTTGGTCCTCGAAGAGATCGCAGGAAAACAGATCGTCGTGCGGACAGTGTTTCAGTCAGAGAAACGATGGAGAACAGAGTCTTGCCTTCCTCTGATAGGTGGCATGATGGTAATAACCGCAACTCAGGGCATGAGGCACGCCGAGATAGTAAATGGTCATCTAGGTGGGGTCCTGAAGACAAAGAGAAGGAATCTCGGTCTGAGAAGAGGACAGATTTGGAAAGAGAGAAAGATGATGCTCACAATGACAATCCTTCATCCATCTTGAACAACCGTCCAACTTCTGAGCGTGAATCAGAGTCTAGGGACAAGTGGAGACCACGACATAGAATGGAGGTTCATTCCACAGGTTCCGCTTCCTACCGTGCTGCACCTGGATTTGGACTTGAGAGAGGAGGGCGGGGTGACAGTTCCAATTTGGGGTTTGCAGTTGGACGAGGAAGATCCAATGCCGTTGGTAGGGCTTCATCTATAGGCACAACTGCTGTTCCTCAGTTATACAGAGGTGGAAGTGTCATTGGCAAGCCACACCTTACAATGAATGCATTTTGCTACCCAAGAGGAAAGCTTCTTGACATTTATCGTCGGCAGAAGCTTGATTCTTTTTTTGCTGCAATGCCTGACGAGATGGAGGAATTGCCATCAATAACTCAAGTTGGCTTTGTCGAACCATTGGCTTTTGTTGCTCCTGGTGATGAGGAGGAG GCTATGCTAACTGATATATGGAAAGGGAAGATAACGAATAGTGGAGTGATGTTCAATTCATTTAGAAAAGGGAAGTCGTCTGAAAGTGGTTCAG GTGGTGGAGAATATGAAGTCAATGAAGGTAAATTGGGTATCCTTCCCTCAGTACCTTCTGAAGAACCTGCTGCTAACCTTAATGCCATAGACGATGGTTCCTATCCAGTTGATGGTGATCATTCCTCTTGGAATCATGATGGACAAGTAAATATGGTAAAAG AAAAAGCGGTTGTTGGAGAAGAAGGAAACAAGGCTGCAGTTGATAGAGTCAATGCCCCGGTCTTGGAGAGAGACAGTGCTTGGAATACCAAAGAAAGCACTTATTCTGTTGATGGTTCTCAGCTTGGCACAGCTGGAGATAGGCTGGTGGTGAACTCATTTCCAAGTGGACATTTTCATTCTGATGGCATTTTGTCTAATCCTGATGTGACATCTAAGCTTCCTGATGATTCAAACTCTCTATTTGTTCTCCCTTCTTCTGATCAAGACCTTGGTAGAACTAAATCACACTTGGCAAGAAATAGTGAAGCAAAGGACTTGGAAAAGGAGATTTCACTTGAGGACTTGTATTTCTATTATATTGATCCTCATGGGGAGACTCAAGGGCCTTTCCTTGGAGCTGACATCATGTTATGGTTTGAAGAAGGTTATTTTGGAACAGACTTGCCAATTTGTTTGGCGGATGCTCCTCAAGGTACACCTTTCCAAAGTTTGGGCGAGGTCATGCCACGCCTGAGATTGAGGTCTGGGTATCCCAATACTGAGTTGGAACAGTCTGGTGCTTTAGGAGGAGAACCTTGTCTACCTTCTGGTTCTGCTGGTCTGGAAAATACTGATTCATCTTCTGTAAATGAGCTCTGCCAGCCATTGTCTGATTTCAGTTATCATTCATCTCAGCATGCTCAACCAAGAATGTCTGAGCGTGAGAATCCACTGCAATTGCCACTCTCTGAGGATCAAAACTTTCACGATTTTGTTGCCCAAGATGAAG AAATTGTTTTTCCTGGAAGACCTGGGAGTGGTGGCTACTCTGGTATCCAGTCATCTGGAAATGCTCATGATTCTTTGACGAATGCTAATAGCATCCACTCTCTTCCAAATGAATTTACAGAACCTGGTTTACCATATCAGAGTGAAAATAAGTTGCACCCTTTTGGCCTATTCTGGTCTGAGCTTGAAGGTTCTCAGACAAGACAAATTGATCATTCTGATATACCTTCTAGCGTGATGAGGTCTTCTCCATTTGGTGCTATGACTGATCCAGCTCCTGTTGCTGAGAAATGGTCTGATGCTTACAGACAAGATATGCTTTCTGTTCCCAACTCATTTCAAGATGCTACTGCTGCTCGCCATTTGTCCCTTGTCGAACAAGAATCTAATCGTTTTGATCTAGCGGAGCAGCTTATGTCACGGCAATTTCAACAGCAGCAGCTCCAACAGCGAAATTTGCTGTCATCTCATCCGCACTTGAATCAATCACTCTTAGACCATCTGCCAGGTCTGAATCATATTCAACATCAACAGCTATCAAACCATCCTGATGTGGAGCATCTTTTGGCACTTCAGctgcaacaacaacaactacaaCAACAGAGACAGCTTCACTTACAGCAGCAGCATCAGTTGCAGCAACAGCAACAGTTTCAACAACAGCAGAAGCTTTTGCAGGAACGACAGCAATCGCAAGCTCGGCAGGTACTTCTTGAACAATTGCTGCATGGTCAGATTTCTGATCCTGGTCTCCCCCAATCACATGTTGATCCAATTAGAGGGAACAACATcattgatcaagttctattgGAGCAACAACTTTTGCATGAGCTGCAACAACGATCTCATAATTCTCAGAGGCATTTTGTTCCATCTATGGAGCAGCTTGCTCAAGCAAAGTTTGGGCAGACATCCCAGCATGATCAGCAAAGGGATATGTTTGAGCTATTATCACGTGCACAACATGGACAAATGCAATCTCTAGAGCATCAAATTCTTCAAGAACAGTTGCAGGCAAGGCAGTTGTCAATGGGATTGAGGCAGCGGAATATGGAAGCAGAGAGGCATGTTGATTCTCTCTGGCCTGTAAATGAAAATGATCATTTGGTAAGGACTCTTGCTGGTAATGCCAGAGCTTCTGGAATTAACCCATTAGAATTTTATCAGAGACAGCAGAGGGCACCAATTGAAGAACAGCTGAGCCATCTTGATCGAAATCTTTCATTTCAAGACCGACTTCGGCAAGGGCTTTTTGAACAAGCATCATCGCCATATGAGAGGTCTCTGTCTATGCCTGGTGGTGCTTCAGGGATGAATATGGATATTGTAAATGCTATGGCTCATGCCCACGGTTTAGATATGCAGGAGTTGAACTCAAGAATGCAATCCTCTGGTCAATTGGGGGCAATGTCTTCTGGCAGCCACCCACATAATTCACATCATCCCGTGGTTCCTAATAAATTCCATGTCTCGCATCTGGATGCTAGTGATGGCCGTTGGCCTGAAAGCAGTGGGTCTTTAGCAAATGACTGGATGGAATCGCAAGTTCAACAATTGCATATTAATGCTGAACAGCCGAGAAGGGAGTCTCATTCTCAAATGATTCCTGAGGATCCAAGTTTATGGATGTCTGATGGAATGAATGAtgacaagtcaagaagattgtTGATGGACTTGCTACATAAGAAGTCTGGGCATCAGTCTGCTGATCCGTTACACAACAATGATGGACAATTTTTCGAGAAGAGGTCACCATCAGCTAACTACTCTGTATCAAGTTCTTCAGTACATCCTTTTGGTGCTATTCCAGACCGAGAAGCCAGTTTGAGCAACTCATTTGCAGTTGGATCATATGGTTCTAGTTCTTGTGAGTCAGCAGAGATTCCTTTTGCTGGTGAGCAGGCCATCAACATGGGAAATGCAGAAAATTTACTATACAGATCTGAATCGGGACTATTGCGCGATGGACAttcatcattaatgagctctaATGAGACTGCTCAGGCTGTTCTCTCCGACTCTAATTTCTTCGATAAGCcatctattaatagagagtacCTAGAGGTAGAAGGGAGGAGGTATGCATCCAAAAGCCAGGCTATGACAAGGCCAGTTACTGATATTCACAATGGCATATCCGAGCAGGCGCGGTTAGTCTCTGCAGATCGTGGAGAGGCTTTCGGCAATTCTCTTAGTAGACATTCTTCTCTTGGTGTTTCTG GCTTTTACGATGAAAAGAGTGGATCACAGAATTCATTTGTTGAAGATATCAACACGATTCA GGTACCCCTACCAACCAAAGGCCAAGAAAATATGTTATTGAGGCGACCGCCTGTTTCCCGTTCTTCATCATCGCAAGAAGGGATATCTGAGCTGATCTCCGATGCAGCTATTCGGGGAAAAAGTTCAAGTGGTGTCGAAG GGGGAAACCTACCGAACCAA